One Ctenopharyngodon idella isolate HZGC_01 chromosome 9, HZGC01, whole genome shotgun sequence DNA window includes the following coding sequences:
- the rsph1 gene encoding radial spoke head 1 homolog isoform X1, with the protein MSDVGSEEFDDELGSLGEYEGDRNEAGERHGQGKTVLPNGDTYQGAYENGKRSGQGTYKFKNGARYIGEWYMNLKHGQGLFYYPDGSKYEGSWVDDQRQGHGVYTYPNGDTYDGEWLHHQRHGQGTYTHHDTGSQYMGRWIMGKMESAGELIHLNHRYKGNFVNNNPSGTGKYVFDIGCEQHGEYLQIEQQDKGDTEEDEPAITTTLKWKPKALTGLSV; encoded by the exons ATGTCAGACGTTGGCTCTGAAGAGTTTGACGACGAGCTAGGCTCTCTGGGG GAGTATGAGGGAGACAGAAACGAAGCTGGAGAGAGACATGGACAGGGCAAAACTGTCCTGCCTAATGGAGACACTTACCAAGGAGCATATGAAAACGGCAAGAGATCTGGCCAG GGGACATATAAGTTCAAGAATGGGGCCAGATACATTGGAGAATggtacatgaatttaaaacatggACAAGGCTTATTTTATTACCCAGATGGCTCCAAATATGAAG GAAGCTGGGTGGATGaccagcgacagggtcatggtgTTTACACATACCCCAATGGAGACACATATGATGGTGAATGGCTGCACCATCAAAG aCATGGGCAGGGTACATACACACATCATGACACAGGTTCTCAGTACATGGGCAGGTGGATCATGGGTAAAATGGAGTCAGCCGGGGAGCTTATCCATTTGAACCACAGATATAAGGGCAACTTTGTCAATAATAAT CCCTCTGGTACAGGGAAGTATGTGTTTGACATTGGGTGTGAGCAGCATGGAGAGTATCTCCAGATAGAGCAG CAGGACAAAGGAGATACAGAGGAAGATGAACCTGCCATAACCACCACATTGAAATGGAAACCCAAGGCACTTACTGGGCTTTCTGTTTGA
- the rsph1 gene encoding radial spoke head 1 homolog isoform X2 yields the protein MSDVGSEEFDDELGSLGEYEGDRNEAGERHGQGKTVLPNGDTYQGAYENGKRSGQGTYKFKNGARYIGEWYMNLKHGQGLFYYPDGSKYEGSWVDDQRQGHGVYTYPNGDTYDGEWLHHQRHGQGTYTHHDTGSQYMGRWIMGKMESAGELIHLNHRYKGNFVNNNPSGTGKYVFDIGCEQHGEYLQIEQDKGDTEEDEPAITTTLKWKPKALTGLSV from the exons ATGTCAGACGTTGGCTCTGAAGAGTTTGACGACGAGCTAGGCTCTCTGGGG GAGTATGAGGGAGACAGAAACGAAGCTGGAGAGAGACATGGACAGGGCAAAACTGTCCTGCCTAATGGAGACACTTACCAAGGAGCATATGAAAACGGCAAGAGATCTGGCCAG GGGACATATAAGTTCAAGAATGGGGCCAGATACATTGGAGAATggtacatgaatttaaaacatggACAAGGCTTATTTTATTACCCAGATGGCTCCAAATATGAAG GAAGCTGGGTGGATGaccagcgacagggtcatggtgTTTACACATACCCCAATGGAGACACATATGATGGTGAATGGCTGCACCATCAAAG aCATGGGCAGGGTACATACACACATCATGACACAGGTTCTCAGTACATGGGCAGGTGGATCATGGGTAAAATGGAGTCAGCCGGGGAGCTTATCCATTTGAACCACAGATATAAGGGCAACTTTGTCAATAATAAT CCCTCTGGTACAGGGAAGTATGTGTTTGACATTGGGTGTGAGCAGCATGGAGAGTATCTCCAGATAGAGCAG GACAAAGGAGATACAGAGGAAGATGAACCTGCCATAACCACCACATTGAAATGGAAACCCAAGGCACTTACTGGGCTTTCTGTTTGA